A genomic segment from Nicotiana sylvestris chromosome 1, ASM39365v2, whole genome shotgun sequence encodes:
- the LOC104228365 gene encoding protein RADIALIS-like 4 yields MASNSIRNSWTPQQNKLFERALAQFDKDTPDRWQNVARAVGGGKSVDEVKRHYEILIEDLRRIESGLVPLPTYRNGGTTGVAADEEQRLLRYLNLH; encoded by the exons ATGGCATCAAACTCTATTAGAAATTCATGGACTCCGCAGCAAAACAAATTGTTTGAAAGAGCTTTAGCTCAGTTTGATAAGGACACTCCTGACCGCTGGCAAAATGTGGCTAGGGCTGTAGGAGGCGGAAAATCGGTCGACGAAGTCAAGCGACACTATGAAATCCTTATTGAGGATCTCAGGCGCATTGAATCTGGCCTTGTTCCTCTTCCTACTTACAGGAATGGTGGCACCACTGGAGTTGCAGCCGATGAAGAACAAAG GCTTCTG